The proteins below are encoded in one region of Apium graveolens cultivar Ventura chromosome 4, ASM990537v1, whole genome shotgun sequence:
- the LOC141719390 gene encoding protein FAR1-RELATED SEQUENCE 5-like, whose translation MESSSNQTQFDATVESHSKSGNITNIENVDMVEDFFEPGCYKMLEELVEGFDESFNRTTQVWIPKVADIKVKPYAGQRFKDIDSCFNFYTEYGRHSGFNVRKSSHKVRNGIIVTKYLVYQKEGTHETVMSKNSASKIESSHSSSTVSKEVRRRKTVTKKCGCSAKIILKYIGSDSPDKYVISCFIDGHNHLLASESGKEFLRANRTMTAFQRHFLLNAVKSNIGAFRAHTMYKSLFGLYSDVGPTAVDFQNWMRDIKVYIGKHDACMLLQKFKNKQETSDGWFFYEFQTDSNGHLTRLFWADIRGRKNYEVFGDVVSFDATYRTNKYGMVFVPFIGIDNHWKSCTFASALLNIFPRPPKCIITDQCPAMKVAISKIFPGSVHRYCMWHIIQKFPGKVGPVFWAKSGFMDKLNKFIWSSQLTVAEFEQGWNSVLNEFGLSEHIWLKDIYAMRKSWIPAFFRDKPMGALLRTTSRSESTNFYFNHFVQKGDTLSEFYMCYESAIDKEIHEIKKLNDGDTCVPQCVTEKQIEKHATHQYTRTIFYKVQKQIKSSCFHISLASQPTVFDGVSKYVVRDKSFDEKYFEVELNFQKNDVDYSCKLFTRVGYLCRHCFYILGLWGVERIPHQYLSTRWMRNAEKRFSKLKFGNEIENSNGAIIRDT comes from the exons ATGGAGTCTTCTTCAaatcaaactcagtttgatgCTACTGTAGAATCTCATTCTAAATCAG GAAATATTACAAATATTGAAAATGTTGATATGGTCGAAGACTTTTTTGAACCTGGTTGTTATAAAATGCTTGAAGAGTTGGTAGAAGGGTTTGATGAATCTTTTAATAGGACCACTCAAGTTTGGATTCCTAAAGTCGCTGACATTAAAGTCAAACCTTATGCTGGTCAGCGTTTTAAAGATATTGATTCATGTTTTAATTTCTACACTGAATATGGAAGGCATAGTGGTTTTAATGTTCGCAAATCATCACATAAAGTGAGGAATGGTATTATTGTGACAAAGTATCTTGTTTATCAGAAAGAAGGTACTCATGAAACTGTGATGTCAAAAAATTCTGCTTCTAAGATAGAATCATCCCATTCATCTAGTACTGTTAGTAAGGAAGTTAGGCGGAGGAAAACAGTCACCAAAAAATGTGGCTGTAGTGCCAAAATTATTCTGAAGTACATTGGTTCTGATAGCCCTGATAAATATGTGATATCTTGCTTTATAGATGGTCATAATCATCTGTTAGCTTCTGAATCGGGAAAAGAGTTTCTTCGTGCTAATCGAACTATGACTGCATTTCAACGCCACTTCCTTTTAAATGCTGTAAAATCAAATATTGGGGCTTTTAGGGCTCATACCATGTACAAGTCCTTATTCGGCTTATATTCTGATGTTGGTCCTACTGCTGTTGATTTTCAAAACTGGATGAGAGATATCAAGGTGTATATTGGAAAACATGATGCATGTATGCTTCTTCAGAAGTTCAAGAATAAGCAGGAGACTTCAGATGGATGGTTTTTTTACGAGTTTCAGACAGATTCAAATGGTCACTTAACTCGTTTATTTTGGGCTGATATTCGTGGTCGTAAAAACTATGAAGTTTTTGGAGATGTTGTATCTTTTGATGCTACTTATCGTACCAATAA GTATGGCATGGTTTTTGTGCCATTCATTGGCATTGACAATCATTGGAAGAGTTGTACTTTTGCCTCTGCTTTGCTTAATA TTTTTCCTCGTCCACCAAAGTGCATAATCACTGATCAGTGCCCTGCCATGAAAGTTGCAATTTCTAAAATATTTCCTGGTTCTGTTCATCGATACTGTATGTGGCATATAATACAGAAGTTTCCGGGCAAG GTTGGACCTGTATTTTGGGCTAAATCCGGATTTATGGACAAACTAAacaaatttatatggtcatcacAGTTGACAGTAGCCGAATTTGAGCAAGGATGGAATTCTGTGTTGAATGAATTTGGATTGAGTGAGCATATATGGTTGAAAGATATATATGCAATGAGAAAATCGTGGATTCCTGCTTTTTTCCGGGACAAGCCAATGGGAGCACTACTTAGAACCACATCAAGGTCAGAAAGTACCAATTTCTACTTTAATCACTTTGTCCAGAAAGGAGACACACTTTCTGAATTCTATATGTGTTATGAGAGTGCAATCGACAAAGAGATTCATGAAATTAAAAAACTTAATGATGGAGACACATGTGTTCCACAATGTGTGACAGAAAAGCAAATTGAGAAGCATGCAACTCATCAATACACTCGTACCATATTCTATAAGGTTCAGAAACAGATTAAATCAAGTTGTTTTCATATTAGTTTGGCAAGCCAACCAACCGTTTTTGATGGTGTTAGTAAATATGTTGTTCGAGATAAAAGTTTTGATGAAAAATACTTTGAAGTTGAATTAAATTTTCAGAAGAATGATGTTGACTATTCTTGTAAACTATTTACAAGAGTCGGTTATCTCTGTAGACATTGTTTCTATATTTTAGGGCTTTGGGGTGTGGAAAGAATACCGCATCAATATTTGTCTACTCGGTGGATGAGAAATGCAGAGAAAAGGTTTTCCAAATTGAAATTTGGAAATGAGATAGAGAATAGCAATGGTGCTATTATTAGAGATACATGA